The Pan troglodytes isolate AG18354 chromosome 1, NHGRI_mPanTro3-v2.0_pri, whole genome shotgun sequence genome includes a region encoding these proteins:
- the SLC30A1 gene encoding proton-coupled zinc antiporter SLC30A1: protein MGCWGRNRGRLLCMLALTFMFMVLEVVVSRVTSSLAMLSDSFHMLSDVLALVVALVAERFARRTHATQKNTFGWIRAEVMGALVNAIFLTGLCFAILLEAIERFIEPHEMQQPLVVLGVGVAGLLVNVLGLCLFHHHSGFSQDSGHGHSHGGHGHGHGLPKGPRVKSTRPGSSDINVAPGEQGPDQEETNTLVANTSNSNGLKLDPADPENPRSGDTVEVQVNGNLVREPDHMELEEDRAGQLNMRGVFLHVLGDALGSVIVVVNALVFYFSWKGCSEGDFCVNPCSPDPCKAFVEIINSTHASVYEAGPCWVLYLDPTLCVVMVCILLYTTYPLLKESALILLQTVPKQIDIRNLIKELRNVEGVEEVHELHVWQLAGSRIIATAHIKCEDPTSYMEVAKTIKDVFHNHGIHATTIQPEFASVGSKSSVVPCELACRTQCALKQCCGTLPQAPSGKDAEKTPTVSISCLELSNNLEKKPRRTKAENIPAVVIEIKNMPNKQPESSL, encoded by the exons ATGGGGTGTTGGGGTCGGAACCGGGGCCGGCTGCTGTGCATGCTGGCGCTGACCTTCATGTTCATGGtgctggaggtggtggtgagccgGGTGACCTCGTCGCTGGCGATGCTCTCCGACTCCTTCCACATGCTGTCGGACGTGCTGGCGCTGGTGGTGGCGCTGGTGGCCGAGCGCTTCGCCCGGCGGACCCACGCCACCCAGAAGAACACGTTCGGCTGGATCCGAGCCGAGGTAATGGGGGCTCTGGTGAACGCCATCTTCCTGACTGGCCTCTGTTTCGCCATCCTGCTGGAGGCCATCGAGCGCTTCATCGAGCCGCACGAGATGCAGCAGCCGCTGGTGGTCCTTGGGGTCGGCGTGGCCGGGCTGCTGGTCAACGTGCTGGGGCTCTGCCTCTTCCACCATCACAGCGGCTTCAGCCAGGACTCCGGCCACGGCCACTCGCACGGGGGTCACGGCCACGGCCACGGCCTCCCCAAGGGGCCTCGCGTTAAGAGCACCCGCCCCGGGAGCAGCGACATCAACGTGGCCCCGGGCGAGCAGGGTCCCGACCAGGAGGAGACCAACACCCTGGTGGCCAATACCAGCAACTCCAACGGGCTGAAACTGGACCCCGCAG acCCAGAAAACCCCAGAAGTGGTGATACAGTGGAAGTACAAGTGAATGGAAATCTTGTCAGAGAACCTGACCATATGGAACTGGAAGAAGACAGGGCTGGACAACTTAACATGCGTGGAGTTTTTCTGCATGTCCTTGGAGATGCCTTGGGTTCAGTGATTGTAGTAGTAAATGCCTTAGTCTTTTACTTTTCTTGGAAAGGTTGTTCTGAAGGGGATTTTTGTGTGAATCCATGTTCCCCTGACCCCTGCAAAGCATTTGTAGAAATAATTAATAGTACTCATGCATCAGTTTATGAGGCTGGTCCTTGCTGGGTGCTATATTTAGATCCAACTCTTTGTGTTGTAATGGTTTGTATACTTCTTTACACAACCTATCCATTACTTAAGGAATCTGCTCTTATTCTTCTACAAACTGTTCCTAAACAAATTGATATCAGAAATTTGATAAAAGAACTTCGAAATGTTGAAGGAGTTGAGGAAGTTCATGAATTACATGTTTGGCAACTTGCTGGAAGCAGAATCATTGCCACTGCTCACATAAAATGTGAAGATCCAACATCATACATGGAGGTGGCTAAAACCATTAAAGACGTTTTTCATAATCACGGAATTCACGCTACTACCATTCAGCCTGAATTTGCTAGTGTAGGTTCTAAATCAAGTGTAGTTCCGTGTGAACTTGCCTGCAGAACTCAGTGTGCTTTGAAGCAATGTTGTGGGACACTACCACAAGCCCCTTCTGGAAAGGATGCAGAAAAGACCCCAACAGTTAGCATTTCTTGTTTAGAACTTAGTAACAATCTAGAGAAGAAGCCCAGGAGGACTAAAGCTGAAAACATCCCTGCTGTTGTGATAGAGATTAAAAACATGCCAAACAAACAACCTGAATCATCTTTGTGA